One Brassica napus cultivar Da-Ae chromosome A5, Da-Ae, whole genome shotgun sequence DNA window includes the following coding sequences:
- the LOC106412211 gene encoding protein S-acyltransferase 11-like, with amino-acid sequence MEESSQGSFVTTVNEDYESICWGCGLNLVLPSYAPVFKCGWCGAITNHNPVRPETRSFGLRRIRDRCFVVILAVFMLFVICGGIWAAYPVVFSISLACGILHSVTAVSLAISTLTTFMVVAFKCAGKPIDIVYGTHPGVGNGALNNYTFCHTCSKPKSPRTHHCRTCGMCVLDMDHHCPFIGNCVGAGNHKNFVAFLISAIISTSYASVMCVYSLIHILPPLENGAAYASSHASNSVSILRGVKSIVLAYLSNAVFISVRGLVLLYLFVASVSVAIGLSVLLWQQLSYIYEGKTYLNHLSSQGSEEDGEKSFGNLLTFFGCPLLIERHLPTIRNLRKRHKT; translated from the exons ATGGAAGAGTCTTCCcag GGGAGTTTTGTTACAACCGTAAACGAAGATTATGAATCAATCTGCTGGGGCTGTGGACTGAACCTTGTTCTTCCATCATACGCACCTGTTTTCAAGTGTGGCTGGTGTGGTGCAATCACGAATCATAATCCTGTCAGACCTGAAACCAGAAGCTTTGGGCTGAGACGTATCCGCGACCGATGTTTCGTCGTGATTCTTGCTGTTTTCATGCTCTTTGTCATAT GTGGTGGGATTTGGGCAGCTTATCCGGTCGTGTTTTCGATCAGCTTGGCTTGCGGGATTCTCCATTCTGTTACAGCAGTGTCTCTGGCGATATCAACGTTAACAACATTCATGGTTGTTGCTTTTAAATGCGCGGGGAAACCAATTGATATTGTTTATGGAACTCACCCTGGAGTAGGGAACGGCGCACTCAACAACTATACCTTTTGTCACACCTGCTCCAAACCAAAGTCACCTAGAACCCATCACTGTCGCACGTGTGGCATGTGCGTCCTCGACATGGATCATCATTGCCCCTTT ATTGGTAACTGTGTTGGTGCGGGCAATCACAAAAACTTCGTCGCCTTCCTTATCTCGGCCATTATAAGCACAAGCTACGCTTCTGTTATGTGTGTGTACTCCCTGATTCACATCTTGCCACCACTAGAAAACGGAGCAGCGTATGCATCGTCACATGCTAGTAATAGTGTATCGATTCTGAGAGGAGTGAAGAGTATCGTGCTTGCTTACTTATCCAACGCTGTCTTCATCTCTGTACGAGGCCTTGTTCTATTATACCTCTTTGTGGCGAGTGTCTCCGTGGCCATTGGTTTAAGTGTTTTGCTATGGCAGCAGCTTAGCTATATCTATGAAGGAAAGACTTACTTGAACCATTTGAGTTCTCAAGGAAGCGAGGAAGATGGTGAAAAGAGCTTTGGGAATCTTTTGACGTTTTTTGGATGTCCACTTTTGATTGAGAGGCACTTGCCAACTATAAGGAACTTGAGGAAGAGACATAAGACATGA